From the genome of Ciona intestinalis chromosome 4, KH, whole genome shotgun sequence:
GTCGAGGTTTTAAACAGAGGATGCGAGAACGAACATACTTAGCGAAGTTAAATATAGCAGgctggggcaagatgggacacctttaacacgtaatatcCTTATCGTTTTTCTTTAtcgtttatttctttgaatgtcctttgtttactaccaaataggccatagggcgagaaaatagaataaaaaggtgccccgtcttccTTTACCCTACTTTTTTTAGAGGAAAAGTTAAACTGATAAGGTAaagtgaaaattattttaaaaaagtaataatctACGTTGCATGAACGTGGGACTTACCGCTGTACGAACCGTAAATAAACATTGCCGTTAACCCAAGTATGTACAGGTAACGAGACATTGATCTTTCTCTGGTCTCTGGCTTACAGTCTGAATTTTCGGACACTGtaagaaaaatgaaattcaAAATAACTAGTTAACACTTTCAACCAACTGGATTACCTGCTGCATCGCAATTCATGACACTGCTTTCATCCATTGCTTTACCTCCTATTTTTAAATCTCTTGCTGACAAAGTGATAATAAACATACGAgcctttagtgaccactggtgcTTGAcctataaagttttaaactaaaaaggtcatataaatatttggttcTACCGCCGCCTGATAGGCGAATACTTTTCAATACCTTTCTGAAAGTAATTCTTTCTACAAGCAGTGACTAGGATTTCACAACAAATGAAGCGTTGGTATCGGGAATGCATTATAAAAGCATTTCTCTTCTTCGactcaaaaaaatcataatCACAACAAACTATTACAGGCCAGATGGTTCCATGTATACAATACTGAATTTTCTTGATCTTTGACATTCACCTTTGACACCCCCCGATTTAAACTTATAACTAAGGTGTTTGTGTTCCCGATAATAAGGGTTctataaacaagaaacaaaaaaaaataatcactctaTGGTTAAGTACTAACCCTGTACTGTACTAATATAATTGCTAACAACTCTGCAGGTGAAAGACCCTCATGgccattttaataatttacataaGTTATTGCTGCGTGCGAAAAATATAAACCCCTGCACGCTGCAGTAGGGTGTGTTCTACTTTTATCGCGCTGCAATTGTTTTTgcgtttttattaattaggCGGCCTCTGTTTCACAAATAAACATCAATATTCTTTATATGCAACAATGCCATTTTCTTAGAAAAACTCTACCGCGTATATGGGTAAAATGACTTTTAGTaccggggtaagatgggcccAGTTAGCTCATGTTATTCTATAcatcctaatcatgtttttatcaattaacaacgacctCTAGAGTCGTGggttatatatagttatgttaaaattgtaataagcgaataaaaacacagaacatcttaccccaaactactGTATGAACAAAAACACTTGGATATAGTATTCTATCACactaaaatgttaatattatacaCTTTAATTGGTGGTattatttgtgtttgttttaccgTCTTCGACCATGTTCTTTCCATCTTCTTTCAAAAGAGgctgtaacatttttaattatatacaaTTAACCAAAGTACGTGCAGGTGTTAACATATGTAAAACCTGAAACATATCTTACCGTCTCTTCTTCGTCTTTAACGTTCACTTTACTTAGCACGGAAATAATTGGGGcgtatgaaaaaaatataaaaccgatTCCCCACATCGCCCACTTAAATCCAACTTTAGCCATCACAGCTCCCGCTATTAAAGGACCTATAGGGAATCAACTACTTTATACAGCTTATTCCTTTTAATGCACGAGTTGTTCTATAAAAGAGCTGTTACCTATTACATAAGAAAGTGAAAATGCTATATCAGCAATTGCATAAACGCTTCCATATACTGGTTTGTGCCTTGTGTCGACCAGAAACGCTAACACTGGAAGCAAGCTATCGGTAAAACTAATGCCGATGCCAATTAAAATACCAGGTCCTATCACTTCGGGTACCCTGTATAAAACAGGCAAAAGGTTactcaatattttattaaaatgttagaattttgttttactaaatgGTAGCCTATTTCTGTTAACTTACGTGCGTGCAAATGGGTAAATAACGAGTCCAACCACTTGCAAATAAAATCCAACCAAACAAAGCATCCATCTCGCCACTTTGTGGCCCCAGAGAGCTACGCCGTATGTTACTATAAAGTATATGCCACTGATTGGAAGAAAAGCAACCCCTAAAATATAGTCGttactttttgtaattttaaaacttaaaggTTAAATTCGTTTAGGCAAAGCATAATTTACACCTACCCAATTCCAACTTGGTTGGGCACATAGTTTTAAGCATCCACGTTGGTTGCACCGCCTCAAGGGCTGTTATTGAAGATATTCCGACGCACAAGGAAATAGCTACCACAAGAATGTAAGGatctttaaacaatttaaaaatcgaTGCGCCCATTTCAttctaaaacaatataaactatACGTAGGTACAGTATagttaaaacagttttgcAGGTTTTCCAGTAAAAGAAGCAACGCACTTACTGGTGGCCTTCtaaatattctaatttctcgtgTTGTCAACCGGACAACTATTAATAATAGAGTCATTACGGCTAAGATAATGAACACATATTCCTTTCCAACATATTGGTAAATCAAACTCCCATACGTCGGTCCAACTGgaaatagaaatgttattattCCCCGCTTACTTGTCATCCAATTAAAACCACTTACCTAATACACCAAGCGCGAGACCACCAAACGACATGCCAATGGCCCAACCTCGTTCAACCTTTTCTGTGTATGTGTCAGCTACCCAACTTAGACCGGCAGTCGCTGTAGCGGCCGAACCAATACCTTGAATAGCCCTCGCCACCAACAAAAATACGAACGACTTGCCGAAAGCGAACACTGAATGAAATTGCTTATGTAACTACATTCTTAAAGAGTGGTTAACTTACTTAGTGAAGACGCTGCCATTACAATATAACCGACAAGTAGTGGAACATCGAATCCAATCTTATCGGTAATAGGTCCAACAGCAAAGTTAGCCAATACTTGTACGAGTGGCTTCGCAGATAGTAGAATGCCCATGTAAAATGATTGTTGGCTTGACACTCCTTTACGATGCGGACATTGATGCGACAGTGTCTTCGTGTAATTTGTTACAAGCAGCACATGGTGCGTTGTTTCCGTTTTGCCAGTCGTGGAGTTGAATTGCATTTGGAAGAAATACGCTGGTAGAACTGGAACTAAAACAAGGTTTCGCTTTTAATAACGTTTGTTTACCACTGTAAAATGTGCTAGGTTCAATGCGGGATTCCCTGTGGTAACGCAACAGTGATTATGAACTTGTAGTCACAGTGAAGCTTACAGCATGCAGGCAGGCTCTGCAATTAGCTGTTAAGGCAACGCCCGGATCATACTCCATTATTACGTAacactattaaatgggacgataaagagTATATAGAAAAGACCTACCCCAGCAACCctgccccaacctactgtatgaCAATTAAGCATGTCATGTGCATAGAAAAACTTACCAACGGCTGTTAGCAACATATTGTCGACCATTAAGCCTGCATACACGATTGCTATGACCATCTTTTTAGATTTGAGACATGCCACGAGTTTCAAGCTGCGGATTGAACAACCCATAGTCAAGCTTGAACAACCCGACActaagttgttgtttttatattttcagattagatttctatgttactaTATTTCCCTGTTCGCAAGAAAAACGTAAAACATTGTTCCTGCAGTTACAGAGCTTAAATCTGTTTAACAATATatcagtggctcatctggtataaaaacgtatagtgtatttccaacgtttcgtctgccatacggcaagacttcatcagggaatgaaGTTGTTAGacacaatatattgtttatactatgcctggtagcagaagtaacagaatgcTTAAATCTATTATTGGAATACTGCGTTATACCATAGTGTGCTAAAGTGATAGTATACtaacttcagtatactatggctATACCGAAAGCCAAATGACAACTGACAACTGCCATTTGAGAAATGGCATATATGTCTGCATCGGAGCTTTCCGACTTCCTGGAATCGCATTTCGAGAAAACTGCCGCAttcttaaatattaaaacaagagtTATAAATAACCAGTAAGCTTATGCGAATACCTTCCGTAGTTTTAAATTCCTCACCAAAGCGAATCACCATagtgttacatatatataaggtAGCTTGGTCCGATGCGCTTCTTTTACGGCCAATCGCAAAACTTTTATACACTCTAGACACAACCCTCTCATATGCACTGCCCGCTAAATACCACACTCTTATATATACCACCTGCTAGAAAGAAATATTCAGTCTATCAATACAAGTACAACGAATCTCTTACAGTAAAACGACCTTTTGCAAAACGCAGTAGGCTGCAACGAGAATTGATTTTACACACCCAAAGCCACGAGGATGAAAACGCGCAGTGTGCGGCAGGAGACACACATCAGCGACCAGCAGGCCAGGAACAGGGAACATGGGAGCATGTAAACAAAGAGTCGGGGTATAacgaatgcttcttcttcaagaatatatatatatataaacttgtaaaacGTCAACTTtggtatgttttaatttttaaatgaacattGAACATAGTCTTACTGCTACCTGCTGTaccattttctttataaaaagtcAGTTGTTCGTGTTGTACATTGGGTTTGAAAAAATGCTGAGTTAGCATATTCTGGTATGTAGCTAGGTTCAATTTACATTTTCATCTTaaaaagaagcattcattataccaagtCCAAAATTTGATGGTACTTTTAGGTCACGTTTGAGCATCTCTATCAATGCACTTTTTTTCGTTGATATGCCCCTTTAAACACTGGGAtagctaaccactttgccacagcgaGCCAAATATGATTATAATGCCTTCttttatattactgtgggaaAGATGAGCACATTTAGTACATAACATTCTATATTTCttaaaaccttatttttacaattaataaCGATCGTGGTTTCGGTATAAAGTTGTGAAGACACAACCCTATAGTTTTGGTCACAAAATTCTATAGATATTATTGATTGTAATCAGTGATTTCTGTGGACTTTGATAGCAACATGAAAAATTTCACCCCCGCAAccaccaaataaaaaatgcttgGATATATACTAGCACGCTTAAATGTCAATATTGTAAACTTTAATTGTCGTTATCATTTGTGTTTGCTGTACCACGAACGACTGTGTTCTCTATTTCTTCAACTTCTT
Proteins encoded in this window:
- the LOC113474158 gene encoding synaptic vesicular amine transporter-like — translated: MGCSIRSLKLVACLKSKKMVIAIVYAGLMVDNMLLTAVVPVLPAYFFQMQFNSTTGKTETTHHVLLVTNYTKTLSHQCPHRKGVSSQQSFYMGILLSAKPLVQVLANFAVGPITDKIGFDVPLLVGYIVMAASSLMFAFGKSFVFLLVARAIQGIGSAATATAGLSWVADTYTEKVERGWAIGMSFGGLALGVLVGPTYGSLIYQYVGKEYVFIILAVMTLLLIVVRLTTREIRIFRRPPNEMGASIFKLFKDPYILVVAISLCVGISSITALEAVQPTWMLKTMCPTKLELGVAFLPISGIYFIVTYGVALWGHKVARWMLCLVGFYLQVVGLVIYPFARTVPEVIGPGILIGIGISFTDSLLPVLAFLVDTRHKPVYGSVYAIADIAFSLSYVIGPLIAGAVMAKVGFKWAMWGIGFIFFSYAPIISVLSKVNVKDEEETPLLKEDGKNMVEDGKTNTNNTTN